Within the Streptomyces sp. R41 genome, the region ACGTGCAGGCGACGCGCCTTGGCGTGCCACTCCTGCCTCGACCGGTAGCCCCCGGGGGCCCCTGGGAGCCCTTCTGCCCGACGGGCAGGGACAGCCGGTGTGCGATGGTGCGGATGCCCGCTTCCAGGTTCTGGATGTGCGTGAGCTGGCAGCGGCGGGCCAGCGCCCACTGCTCGTGCGACGCCTTGGTGATGCTGCCTGCCCAGCGCGACGACGACAGGGGCGTCAGCTCCCGCTTGCGGGCCGCCCAGGTGTCGGCGGAGTGTTCCAGGCCGTTCTGGCAGCGCGTCTTGAGGTCCTGCGAGGCGAGCGCGCCCAGATGCGCGCCGACCAGGCGCAGCACCTTCTCATCCCCGGGCGTCAGGTGCCCCAGCCGGGTACGGACCGCTACACCGGCCGGACCGGACGCAACGAACGGCTCCGCCGCTTCCCTCAGCCCGCCCACCCCTTCACCCCCGCCTGACCCCACCCGAAGATCCCGTCACCGCATCCAACGAGCACCATCCGCAAAGGTCACGCATTCGATAAGAGAACATCAGTTCCCTCCAGGCGGGTGGCACGACCACCCGCCACCGGCACTCGCTCCCGCTCACCAGAACCTGCTTGAGCGCACTCCAGCGACAGCAGCTCCAGACCCCTCCTTCAGACCGGCGCAGCGCTCCTCCACGGCCACCTGCCCCTGCTGCTGGATGACGCAGATCGCGTGCTTGGCCCCGAGCTTGTTCAGCCGCTCGCCGAAGGCCTCGCCCGCGATGGTCTCGTCCTGGCCGAAGTACTCCAGCATGCCGAGCTGCTTCCAGTTGCCCACGCCGGAGTTGAAGTCGACCACCGGGATGCCCGCCTGCTTGGCCTTGGCCGCCACCGAACATTGCCTAGCCGCAGGACGGGCACAGCCCCCGGTAGGTGACCTCGACCTCGGACACCGTGAAGCCGAAGCGCTCCTCTGCGGGGAGGTCGGCCAGCGGGTTGCCGGTCGGGTGGACATCGCGGATGGTGCCGCAGTTGGAGCACACCAGGTGCTGGTGCGGGTGGTGCGCGTTGGGGTCGTAGCGCTTGGCGCGGCCGTCGGTGGAGACCTCGGTGACCTCGCCGAGGGAGACCAGCTCGCCCAGGGCGTTGTAGACGGTCGCCCGGGAGATCTCGGGCAGCCGCTGTGCCGCGCGGGCGTGCACCTCGTCGGCCGTGAGATGCACGTGCTCGCCGTCGAGGACCTCCGCAACGACACGCCGCTGGGAGGTCATCCGCCAGCCGCGCTCTCGCAGTCGCTCCAGCAGGTCACTCATATCTGTTCACCTATTCGGGCTCAGTTGGATACGCCAAGTTTGTCGGTGGACGTCCGGGTTCCGATTGGATATGGGCTTGGCATGCTTCTTGACTTGGATTCTGTCCATCGTAGGATCAGTTCTGGCGATAGCCAAGGGACAGGAAGACTCCAGTACGGCAGGGGACAGCAACGTGACGGGACCACCTCGGCGTCCAGGCGATCGCCTCCGGGGTGCGCGATCGCGTGGGCCATACCTCCGTTCAAGTCGTGAGTGAGGTCCTCCACACACTCCGGGGCCCGCGCCCTGACTGTTCCACCGCCCGCAGTTTCTGAGCACCAAGATCCGCCCCGTCCGGAAGGATTCCCATGACTGAGAACCACGATGCGATCGTCACTGACCCGAAGCCGGAGGAGGCGGGCGGCTGCCCGGTCGCGCACGGGCGCGCCCCGCACCCGACCCAGGGCGGCGGAAACCGCCAGTGGTGGCCGGAGCGGCTGAACCTGAAGATCCTCGCCAAGAACCCCGCCGTGGCCAACCCGCTCGGCGAGGAGTTCGACTACGCCGAGGCGTTCAAGACCCTCGACCTTCCGGCCGTGAAGCAGGACATCGCCGAGGTGCTGACCACCTCGCAGGACTGGTGGCCCGCCGACTTCGGCCACTACGGCCCGTTCATGATCCGGATGGCGTGGCACAGCGCGGGCACCTACCGGATCAGCGACGGCCGCGGCGGCGCCGGTGCGGGCCAGCAGCGCTTCGCCCCCCTCAACAGCTGGCCCGACAACGGCAACCTCGACAAGGCCCGCCGCCTGCTGTGGCCGGTCAAGAAGAAGTACGGCCAGAACCTCTCGTGGGCCGACCTCATGATCCTCGCCGGCAACGTCGCCCTGGAGTCGATGGGCTTCGAGACCTTCGGCTTCGCCGGCGGCCGCGCGGACGTCTGGGAGCCCGACGAGGACGTCTACTGGGGTCCCGAGACCACCTGGCTCGACGACCAGCGCTACACCGGCGACCGCGAGCTGGAGAACCCCCTCGGCGCGGTCCAGATGGGCCTCATCTACGTCAACCCGGAGGGCCCGAACGGCAACCCGGACCCGATCGCCGCGGCCCGCGACATCCGTGAGACCTTCCGCCGCATGGCGATGAACGACGAGGAGACGGTCGCCCTCATCGCGGGCGGTCACACCTTCGGCAAGACTCACGGCGCGGGCCCGGCGGACCACGTCGGCGCCGACCCCGAGGCCGCCCCGATCGAGGCGCAGGGCCTGGGCTGGAGCAACAGCTACGGCACCGGCAAGGGCGCGGACGCGATCACCAGTGGCCTCGAGGTCACCTGGACCAGCACGCCCACCCAGTGGAGCAACGGCTTCTTCCAGAACCTGTTCGGCTACGAGTGGGAGCTGACCACCAGCCCCGCCGGCGCCCACCAGTGGGTGGCGAAGGACGGTGCCGGTGCGGGCACCATCCCGCACGCCCACGACGCGTCGAAGAGCCTGGCCCCGACGATGCTGACGACCGACCTCTCGCTCCGGTTCGACCCGGCCTACGAGCAGATCTCGCGTCGCTTCTTCGAGAACCCCGACGAGTTCGCGGACGCCTTCGCCCGCGCGTGGTTCAAGCTGACCCACCGCGACCTGGGCCCGGTCGTGCGCTACCTCGGCCCGGAGGTCCCGAGCGAGACGCTGCTGTGGCAGGACCCGCTCCCCGCGGTGACGCACGAGCTCGTCGACGCCGAGGACATCGCCTCTCTCAAGGCCCAGATCCTCGCCTCGGACCTGTCGGTGTCCCAGCTGGTGTCCACCGCGTGGGCGTCGGCCTCGTCCTTCCGCGGCAGCGACAAGCGCGGCGGCGCCAATGGCGCGCGCATCCGCCTGCAGCCGCAGATCGGGTGGGAGGTCAACGAGCCCGACCAGCTGGCGACGGTGCTGCGCACGCTCGAGGGCATCCAGGAGTCCTTCAACGCCGGCGGCAAGCAGATCTCGCTGGCCGACCTGATCGTGCTCGCGGGTGCCGCGGGCGTCGAGAAGGCCGCCAAGGACGCCGGCTTCGACATCGAGGTCCCCTTCACGCCGGGCCGCGTGGACGCCTCGCAGGAGCAGACCGACGTGGAGTCGTTCGCCGCTCTTGAGCCGACCGCCGACGGGTTCCGCAACTACCTCGGCAAGGGCAACCGCCTGCCGGCCGAGTACCTGCTGATCGACAAGGCGAACCTGCTGAACCTGAGCGCCCCCGAGCTGACGGTCCTCGTCGGCGGCCTCCGCGTCCTGGGCGCGAACTACCAGCAGTCCTCGCTCGGAGTCCTCACCGAGACCCCCGGGTCGCTGACCAACGACTTCTTCGTCAACCTGCTCGACCTGGGTACGACGTGGAAGGCGACGTCGGAGGACCAGACCACGTTCGAGGGTCGCGACGCCTCGGGCGAGGTCAAGTGGACCGGCACTCGTGCCGACCTCGTCTTCGGCTCGAACTCCGAGCTGCGCGCGCTGGCGGAGGTCTACGCGAGCGACGACGCGAAGGAGAAGTTCGTGAACGACTTCGTCGCGGCGTGGGTCAAGGTGTCGAACCTCGACCGGTTCGACCTCGTCTGATGACGACGTCCGGGTCGGCCCGCACGGGCCGACCCGGACGTCCTCGGTCCGCAGGATCTCGACGTCGTCCGCCTCCAGGGCGATGTCGAGAGGATCGCGGTTGGTGGAGGCCGGGTTCGGTCGTTGCGCGTCGTAGCGACGGGCTGACGCCCCTTCAACCGGCTTCCCACATCCAGTGTTCGAAAGAGCGCGCCCTGGGGTGCCCCCGTGCCGCACCATGAGAACGTGCGCGCGAGACTTTCGTACCAGCAGCAGGACGAGCGACCGGCCTTCTCGCTGGCGGCCGCGCTGTGGCGCGTCGGGGCCGAGGCCGTACTCGACGCGTGGACGACCGGTCCGGACGGTTCCCCCGTGTTCCGCGGCGCGGCGAGTCCCTCCGCGGATACGGACGACGCTGTCATCCTCCTGTGGTCGGCCGTCGCCGCAACCTCGTGGGGCGATATCCCGGCGGACTCCGGCCTGCCCAGCGGGCTCACCGGCACCGGCGGGGCCCGTCTCGTCCCGGTCCGCCTCGATGACACGCCGCTGCCGCCCTCCCTGGGCAGCCTGCGCCACCTGCGCCTCGCGGAGGGTACGGACCGTATGACGGACGTGGCGGCGGCCATGATCATGAACATCGGTTCAACCACCGTGTCCGCGCCCGCCGTTCGGGGCGACATCCGCGAAGACTCCCCGGCCATTGCCGACTTCGGCCGCCTGGGCCTGTTCGCGGCCTGTCCGCGCTGCGGCGTGAGCAGTGACCGGCTGCGCCCGTACATCACCGTCGACCACTTCAGCGACCGGGCTCTGCGCCTGGTCATCTGCGGCGCGTGCGGCTGGCAGGACGCCTGCGATCTCTGATTCCGGCGAACCGGAAGATTTCTGACGACCCGGAAGCACGCGACACGCGGGCGTGCGGACCGAAACCGTACGAGCCGACACCATGCGATGGGTTCTCCCGGGTCGGCAGACGGGGCGGGGGCGTTCGGCAGGAGGGCAACCGGATGCCGATCGGGATCGGCTGCCCTTCCATCGCCCGCCCAGCCCGACCGGACACGGGATCGGTCAGTACGTCGAGATCAGTACGTCCGGATCAGTGCGTCGAAATCAGTACGTCGGGATCAGACCGCCGGGCTCGGGTACGTCGGGTACTCCACCCCGGAGACGTGCTGGACGACGCGGATGACCTGGCAGGAGTAGCCGAACTCGTTGTCGTACCACAGGTACAGAATCGCGTTGTCGCCGTCGACCTTGGTGGCACCCGCGTCGACGATCGAGGCGTGGCGCGAGCCGATGAAGTCGCTGGAGACCGCGTCGGGGGCCGTGGTGAAGTCGATCTGGCGCTTGAGCGGCGAGGTCAGCGACACATCGCGGAGGTGGTCGAGGACTTCCTCGCGGGTGGTCTCGCGCCCGAGCCGCAGGCTGAGGATCGCGATCGAGACGTCCGGCACCGGGACGCGGATCGAGCTGCCGGTGATCGGTGCCTTGAGGTCGGGCAGCGCCTTGGCGACGGCGGAGGCGGCACCGGTCTCGGTGATGACCATGTTGAGCGGCGCCGAGCGGCCGCGGCGGTCGGCCTTGTGGTAATTGTCCAGCAGGTTCTGGTCGTTGGTGAAGGAGTGGACGGTCTCCACGTGGCCGCGCAGAACGCCGTACTCGTCAGCCATCGCCTTCAGCGGCGGGACGATCGCGTTGGTGGTGCAGGAGGCGCAGGAGAGGATCTGCTCGTCCGGCTTGATCGTGTCGTGGTTGACGCCGTGCACGATGTTGGGGACGTCGCCCTTGCCCGGCGCGGTCAGGACGACCTTGTCGATGCCGGGGCGCAGGTGCTCGGACAGGCCCTCGCGGTCGCGCCACTTGCCGGTGTTGTCGATGAGGATGGCGTTCTTGATGTCGTACGTCGTGTAGTCGACCTCCGACGGGTCGCCCGCGTAGATCACCTTGATCTCGTTGCCGTTGGCGATGATCGTGCTGTTCACCTCGTCGACCGTGATCGTGCCCTGGAACTGGCCGTGGATCGAGTCGCGGCGCAGCAGCGAGGCGCGCTTGACGATGTCCTGCTCGCCGCCCTGGCGGACGACGATGGCGCGCAGCCGCAGGCCGTTGCCGGAGCCGGACTTCTCGATGAGCAGGCGGGCGACGAGACGACCGATGCGGCCGAACCCGTAGAGAACCACGTCGCGCGGCTCCCGGCACTCGATCTTGTTGGCGCCCGTGGCTCCGGCGACGGCCTCGGAGGTGAACTCCTCCACCGAGAGACCGCGGTCGTCGGTCCTGTACGTCGCGGCCAGCATGCCGATGTCGATCTGGGAGGGGCCGAGATCGAGCGCGGTGAGTGCCTGCAGGAACGGCAGCGTCTCGGTGACGGAGAGCTCCTCGCCGGCGATCTGCCGGGCGAATCGGTGCGTCTTGAGGATGCTGACCACCGACTTGTTCACCAGGGAGCGGCTGTGAAGCAGGATCGTGACGTCCCGTTCCCGGTGCAGCTTCCCAATGAGGGGGATCATCGACTCCGCGATCTCCTCGCGGTTCTTCCAGTTGGTGAACGAGTCGTCGTTGACAGTCACAAGTTTATCTTTCGAGCTAGGCGGTGCTCATATGCTAAACCGTCGCCTTTTTGATCATGCAAGGGGTGCCCTGATCGGGTCTCATGGCCTCACCGGCCCGCGCGCAGATCCGCACCGACCTCCGCGCCGAAGCGGGCGCGCACCTGCGGCGTGTTGCAGAAGGCCGTGAACAGGCAGCCTCAGCTGCGGTGTTGGAGTGTCTGGTCATGCGGCAAGGGCGAGATCGCGCATGCGGGCGAGGGCCTGGACGGCGCGGCGGAGGCCGTCGCCGCGCTCACGCGGCTGAACCGGGCCCGGGAGTGCGTCGACGTCGTTCGCATGCATCGGCTCGCCGCAATGGGAGCAACGCAGGTCGACACTGCTGACCTCGCCGCACGCGTGGTGGCGGTACTCCCCGCGACCAGTCTCCGCTACTGAGGGGTTTCGGCCTGGGTGACGGCGATCTCGCCGGTGGGTGTGTCCCGGTGTCATGGGGTATTCCGGTGGGGGTGGCCTGACCGCGAAGCAGCGGGCTCAGCGGGAGCAAGTACGGTTCGAGGCCGCCGAGTTATTCGCTCAAGGTGTGCCGCCGTCGTAGGTCGCGCGGCGGTTACGGGTCTCCCGGAAGTCCGCCTGTGCCTGGCATGCCCGCCGGCGAGAGGGCGGTATGGCGGCTTCGCGGTCCAAGGGACCGTCGGGGACGCCGGCAGTGCACCGGGGCGAGCGCACCCACACCGTCTACCTCGACGACCTGAGCACCCACCTCGTGGGCGACTGGCTGCGCGAGCGCCGCCGTCGCTGGCTCCAGGCCCCCCATCCGCACCTGCTCATCACCACTCCTACCGGCACCCGGCATCACCGCACCTCAGCTACTTCGCTCCGCGCGCCGCCTTCGACCAGATCGGGCTGCTGCCGCGCCAGGTATGGGCCGACCGCATCCTGTAGGAGGCAGGAGAGACCGCTGATCCTGTGCACCTCGTGCGACTCTTCGGCATCCACCTCAACATCGTCGTGAAGTACGTGCAGACAACGCATCCGGACAACGCGCCACCCCGGATCCGCCGATCGGCCGACGCGGCGGACGAAGATGCACCTGCGGGCAAGCTGCCGCGTGCCCTCCTGCTCCGACGCTGTTACGGCGCGGTCGCCGACTGGGCGGTCCGCTGAATACTGAATGGCTCCCGTAGCCGACCACATTTCGTT harbors:
- a CDS encoding glyceraldehyde-3-phosphate dehydrogenase, with product MTVNDDSFTNWKNREEIAESMIPLIGKLHRERDVTILLHSRSLVNKSVVSILKTHRFARQIAGEELSVTETLPFLQALTALDLGPSQIDIGMLAATYRTDDRGLSVEEFTSEAVAGATGANKIECREPRDVVLYGFGRIGRLVARLLIEKSGSGNGLRLRAIVVRQGGEQDIVKRASLLRRDSIHGQFQGTITVDEVNSTIIANGNEIKVIYAGDPSEVDYTTYDIKNAILIDNTGKWRDREGLSEHLRPGIDKVVLTAPGKGDVPNIVHGVNHDTIKPDEQILSCASCTTNAIVPPLKAMADEYGVLRGHVETVHSFTNDQNLLDNYHKADRRGRSAPLNMVITETGAASAVAKALPDLKAPITGSSIRVPVPDVSIAILSLRLGRETTREEVLDHLRDVSLTSPLKRQIDFTTAPDAVSSDFIGSRHASIVDAGATKVDGDNAILYLWYDNEFGYSCQVIRVVQHVSGVEYPTYPSPAV
- the katG gene encoding catalase/peroxidase HPI, producing MTENHDAIVTDPKPEEAGGCPVAHGRAPHPTQGGGNRQWWPERLNLKILAKNPAVANPLGEEFDYAEAFKTLDLPAVKQDIAEVLTTSQDWWPADFGHYGPFMIRMAWHSAGTYRISDGRGGAGAGQQRFAPLNSWPDNGNLDKARRLLWPVKKKYGQNLSWADLMILAGNVALESMGFETFGFAGGRADVWEPDEDVYWGPETTWLDDQRYTGDRELENPLGAVQMGLIYVNPEGPNGNPDPIAAARDIRETFRRMAMNDEETVALIAGGHTFGKTHGAGPADHVGADPEAAPIEAQGLGWSNSYGTGKGADAITSGLEVTWTSTPTQWSNGFFQNLFGYEWELTTSPAGAHQWVAKDGAGAGTIPHAHDASKSLAPTMLTTDLSLRFDPAYEQISRRFFENPDEFADAFARAWFKLTHRDLGPVVRYLGPEVPSETLLWQDPLPAVTHELVDAEDIASLKAQILASDLSVSQLVSTAWASASSFRGSDKRGGANGARIRLQPQIGWEVNEPDQLATVLRTLEGIQESFNAGGKQISLADLIVLAGAAGVEKAAKDAGFDIEVPFTPGRVDASQEQTDVESFAALEPTADGFRNYLGKGNRLPAEYLLIDKANLLNLSAPELTVLVGGLRVLGANYQQSSLGVLTETPGSLTNDFFVNLLDLGTTWKATSEDQTTFEGRDASGEVKWTGTRADLVFGSNSELRALAEVYASDDAKEKFVNDFVAAWVKVSNLDRFDLV
- a CDS encoding Fur family transcriptional regulator, coding for MSDLLERLRERGWRMTSQRRVVAEVLDGEHVHLTADEVHARAAQRLPEISRATVYNALGELVSLGEVTEVSTDGRAKRYDPNAHHPHQHLVCSNCGTIRDVHPTGNPLADLPAEERFGFTVSEVEVTYRGLCPSCG